A segment of the Candidatus Brevundimonas phytovorans genome:
AGTCGTGGACGAAGGGTTCTGCCTCATCCTCGGCCATGCCTGGGACCGCCGTCGTCAGGCCCTCGAAGAAGTAGCCGATGTCGACCTTGAAGAAGCGAGCGATGTCCCACAGCTTGGAGGCGGAGACACGGTTGGCGCCCTTCTCGTATTTTTGAATTTGCTGAAAGGTCAGGCCCAGCGCCCGGCCCAGGTCGCTCTGATTATAGCCCAGGGCGATCCGCTTTTCGCAGACGCGCCGACCGACATGACGATCCACCGGATGCGGACCATCCTCTGCCGAGCCTCTGACCATCGTGCGTTCTCGCCTAAAAACTACGTCCGAACCCAATTACTCAACTGTCCCGAAATGCGACGGATCGCCGGCGGTGTCACGACAATTCGCGCGACGCGCGTGCCGTCGATTCTCTGCCCCCGCTCAGCGGCCTTGCCCCAGCTTCAATGCTCGGGTCCGGGTCATGACCGCCCCTTGCGTCGATTCCACGATAGGCCGCCCAGCAGCATGAAGGCCAAGAGGACGCCAAACAAGACGTCGCCCCAACGGCCATAGAGGGTCGGCGCCGCCGGTTCGGGCAGGCGCACGTCGATGACGCCGGCATGACCGGGGTCCAGCCGCTTGCCGTCCACAACCCGACCCCAGGGGTCGATCATGGCCGAGACGCCGGTCGGGGTGGCGCGGGCGATGGGCAGGCCGGTTTCGATGGCGCGGTAGCTGGCCAGGTTCAGGTGCTGACGCGGGCCCGAGGTGGCGCCGAACCAGGCGTCGTTGGAGACGTTGACGATCCAGGCCGGCCGCGCCGCGCCGCTGGCCGGGGTGAAGCCCGGATAGAGGCTTTCGTAGCAGATCAGCGGCTGGACGCGCGGCGCATTGACCAGGCTGATCGGCGCCGGCTTCGGCCCGGCGCTGAAGTCGGACGGGACGTGCACCAGACTGCGCACGCCGATCTGGCTCATCAGGTGGCCCAACGGCAGATACTCGCCGAAGGGCACGAGGCGGTGCTTGTCGTAGATGGCGCCGATGCGCAGACCCGCCGCGCCTTCATCGTGCAAGGCGAACAGGCTGTTGTAATAGCGGGCGCCGCCCTCGGCGTCCGGGTCGGCCTCGCCGCGGCTGATGCCCATCAGCAGGGTCTGGCCGGTCTGCAGGGCGCCGGCGATGGCCCGGGCGTCAGGCGAGTTGAAGACGTCGTTGGCGGTGGCGGGCAGGGCGCCCTCGGGCCAGACCACGACGTCAGGCAAGGCCGCGCCCGGCTGGGCCGTCAGGGCGACGTAGCGGTCGACGATGGCCTGATAGGCCTCAGGGCTCCATTTGGATTCCTGTGGGATGTCGGCCTGAACCAGACGCACCAGGGTCGGGCCGTCCACCCGCTGAGCCGAGGACAGCCGCGCCGTCCCGAAGGCAAACAGACCCGCCAGAACCGCGACGCCCAGACCCGCTGCGATCAGACGCGGACGACGCTGTCCGACGTCCGCCAGCAGGCCCAGCGCCGAGACCGCCGCCAGCGTCACGAGGCCCAGCCCATAGACCCCCGCCACCGAGGCGAACTGCGACATGGCCGATCCCGCCTGCCAGGCGGCGCCGGTTGGGTTCCACGGAAAGCCGGTCAGCACATGGCCGCGCAGCCACTCCAGCAGGGCGAACAGGGCGGCGAACAGCAGGACGCGCCGCACGGCGCCGCGCGGCGCAAAGCGACGATAAAGCGCCGTCGCCGTCCCGAAGAAGAGCCCCAGTCCCATCGGCAGAAGGCTGGCGGCGAAGGGCGCCATCCAGGCCTGTTCCGGGTTGACCAGGAAGGCCTCGGCCACCCACCAGCAGCCGATGAAGAAGTAGGCGAAGCCGGCCAGCCAGCCGACCCAGAAGCCGCCCTTCACCGTCCGCGACCGTTCGGCCAGCAGCATCAGCAGGGGATAGCCCAGCAGGCCGGGCAGGACGCCGAACGGCGGATGCGCCAGGGCGGCGCCGGCGCCGGCCAGCAGGGCCAGGGCGATACGGCCCCAGCGGTTCGTCAGCACGCCCCCCCAAAGGGCTGACAAGCGGTCGCTCATGCATTCGCCTCGTGTTCGACAGCATAGGGATCGGCGACGCCGAGCGCGGCCAGGATTTCGCGCTCCTCGGCCTCCATCTCTTCAGCCTCGGCGTCGTCCTCGTGGTCGCGGCCGAGCAGGTGCAGCACGCCGTGGACGACCAGATGGCTCAGATGGTCGGACAGGGTCTTGCCCTGCGTCTCGGCCTCCGCCGCGCAATAGGCGTAGCCCAGCACTACGTCGCCCAGATGCGGAAAAGCGCTCTCTGCGGCGGGGAAGGAGAGGACGTTGGTCGGCCGATCCTTGTCGCGGAACCGCGCGTTCAGGTCCTGCACCCCGGCGTCGTCGGTCAGCAGCACGACCACGTCGCCCTCGACCGTGCCCAGCGCTGCGGTGGCGGCTTTCAGGACCACGGCTTCAGCGTCAGACAGCGCAGCCGTCCAGGCCGCGTCCTCGACTTCGATCTCGATCATTCAGTCTTCGTCCTCGAGATCGGCAGGGGGGCGCCCCCGCGCCGCATCGGCGTCATAGGCGCGCACGATCCGTTCCACCATGGCGTGGCGCACCACATCCTCGGCCTTGAAGGCCTGAACCCCCACCCCTTTCACGTCCTCAAGGATGCGCAAGGCGTGGCGCAGGCCGGAATCGCGCGGGTTCAGCAGGTCGATCTGCGACGGATCGCCGGTCACCACCATGCGCGCGCCTTCGCCCAGACGGGTCAGGACCATCTTCATCTGCAGCCGCGAGGTGTTCTGGGCCTCGTCGACGATGATGAAGGCGTGGCTGAGCGTGCGGCCGCGCATGAAGGCGATGGGGGCGGCTTCGATCTCGCCCTTCTCGCGACGGCGCCGCACGTCATCGACGCCGAGGATGTCGTTCAGCGCCTCCCAGATCGGGGCCAGATAGGGGTCGACCTTTTCGTTCAGATCCCCCGGCAAGAAGCCCAGCTTCTCGCCCGCCTCGACCGCCGGACGGGTGATGACC
Coding sequences within it:
- the ybeY gene encoding rRNA maturation RNase YbeY; its protein translation is MIEIEVEDAAWTAALSDAEAVVLKAATAALGTVEGDVVVLLTDDAGVQDLNARFRDKDRPTNVLSFPAAESAFPHLGDVVLGYAYCAAEAETQGKTLSDHLSHLVVHGVLHLLGRDHEDDAEAEEMEAEEREILAALGVADPYAVEHEANA
- a CDS encoding helix-turn-helix domain-containing protein; this encodes MVRGSAEDGPHPVDRHVGRRVCEKRIALGYNQSDLGRALGLTFQQIQKYEKGANRVSASKLWDIARFFKVDIGYFFEGLTTAVPGMAEDEAEPFVHDFPATRQSIEIGRLAPQLSVRQQKLVLDMMREMTGHENADKD
- the lnt gene encoding apolipoprotein N-acyltransferase; the encoded protein is MSDRLSALWGGVLTNRWGRIALALLAGAGAALAHPPFGVLPGLLGYPLLMLLAERSRTVKGGFWVGWLAGFAYFFIGCWWVAEAFLVNPEQAWMAPFAASLLPMGLGLFFGTATALYRRFAPRGAVRRVLLFAALFALLEWLRGHVLTGFPWNPTGAAWQAGSAMSQFASVAGVYGLGLVTLAAVSALGLLADVGQRRPRLIAAGLGVAVLAGLFAFGTARLSSAQRVDGPTLVRLVQADIPQESKWSPEAYQAIVDRYVALTAQPGAALPDVVVWPEGALPATANDVFNSPDARAIAGALQTGQTLLMGISRGEADPDAEGGARYYNSLFALHDEGAAGLRIGAIYDKHRLVPFGEYLPLGHLMSQIGVRSLVHVPSDFSAGPKPAPISLVNAPRVQPLICYESLYPGFTPASGAARPAWIVNVSNDAWFGATSGPRQHLNLASYRAIETGLPIARATPTGVSAMIDPWGRVVDGKRLDPGHAGVIDVRLPEPAAPTLYGRWGDVLFGVLLAFMLLGGLSWNRRKGRS
- a CDS encoding PhoH family protein, whose translation is MARESEFLSLSDQALRAVIGPNSRHVALIEDAFKVLVEAPGGGVSINGSARDRAQAKRVVETLAKRADAGAEITEADVRMALGAAVSQPRADQGRVVPDAIALPVGRRGAIAPKTAAQARYLDLLSRCELTFGVGPAGTGKTFLAAAYGASLLRRGQVDRLVITRPAVEAGEKLGFLPGDLNEKVDPYLAPIWEALNDILGVDDVRRRREKGEIEAAPIAFMRGRTLSHAFIIVDEAQNTSRLQMKMVLTRLGEGARMVVTGDPSQIDLLNPRDSGLRHALRILEDVKGVGVQAFKAEDVVRHAMVERIVRAYDADAARGRPPADLEDED